One Gossypium hirsutum isolate 1008001.06 chromosome A11, Gossypium_hirsutum_v2.1, whole genome shotgun sequence genomic window carries:
- the LOC107912704 gene encoding E3 ubiquitin-protein ligase SINA-like 10 yields MAKFSVGIDQDGEGPSNRVPKRQRAERVLDIEGSGQEESEQEEEDEESEGEEASEGEEEASEESEREEELEESGAEQGAMSPQTSRDGSISITLTDPEVLDCSICYEALTIPVYQCENGHIACSTCCIKMRNRCPSCMTPIGYSRCRAIEKVLESVKVTCQNTKYGCKEAFSYSMKQKHGKACLFAPCSCPLPDCDFEGSSEELSAHFGNVHKYSATCFRYDRPASITLGVSEKFLILREERDGSLFILHNKVENLGNVVTLSRIGPSTERGSFYELTVKAPSDGSNLRLQSFTKSTPKRVDSPQSLGFLLVPSQFSCISWQIKMDLCLGRSDRFSCYQRPGGA; encoded by the exons atggCAAAGTTCTCTGTGGGGATCGACCAAGACGGAGAAGGGCCAAGCAATCGAGTCCCAAAGCGTCAAAGGGCGGAGCGTGTTCTTGATATCGAAGGCTCTGGTCAAGAAGAATCCGAGCAAGAGGAAGAAGACGAAGAATCTGAAGGCGAAGAAGCATccgaaggagaagaagaagctTCCGAAGAATCTGAAAGAGAAGAAGAATTGGAGGAAAGTGGAGCTGAGCAAGGAGCAATGAGCCCTCAGACTTCTCGAGATGGATCCATTTCTATCACGTTAACTGACCCTGAAGTTCTTGATTGTTCTATCTGTTATGAGGCCTTGACTATCCCTGTTTATCAG TGTGAGAATGGGCATATAGCTTGCTCTACCTGTTGCATCAAAATGAGGAATAGATGTCCATCCTGTATGACTCCAATTGGCTATAGTCGCTGCAGGGCGATTGAGAAGGTATTGGAATCTGTCAAAGTGACATGCCAAAACACAAAGTACGGGTGCAAAGAAGCATTCAGTTATAGCATGAAGCAGAAACATGGAAAGGCATGCCTTTTCGCTCCATGTTCATGCCCCCTTCCTGATTGCGACTTTGAGGGTTCATCAGAGGAGTTAAGTGCACACTTTGGCAATGTACACAAGTATTCTGCAACATGTTTCCGTTATGATCGTCCAGCATCCATTACCTTAGGAGTTTCTGAGAAGTTCCTTATTCTTCGAGAGGAGAGAGATGGTTCTTTGTTCATTCTTCACAACAAGGTTGAGAATTTGGGGAATGTAGTTACTTTGAGCCGGATTGGGCCCTCAACGGAGAGAGGTTCCTTCTATGAACTAACTGTGAAAGCTCCATCTGATGGAAGTAATCTTAGATTACAGTCCTTCACAAAGAGCACTCCGAAACGAGTTGATAGCCCACAGTCATTAGGGTTTCTCCTGGTTCCAAGTCAGTTCTCATGCATTTCATGGCAGATCAAGATGGACCTCTGCCTGGGGCGTTCTGATCGGTTTTCCTGCTACCAGAGACCTGGTGGTGCATAA